The Pseudomonas azotoformans genome has a segment encoding these proteins:
- a CDS encoding PFL_4703 family integrating conjugative element protein — protein MSRFRNKVDAQQAHIFSLRLAVMILALVCAGLWYGWRSAPTDLTVHVPPDLRSGSTRKWWDIPSENVYAFALYIFGQLNRWPSDGEQDYRRAIYGLQSYLTPSCKAFLDGDYEYRKAAGELRQRVRGVYEILGRGYSEDPELRVKQLDRDSWLVKLDLNADEYYAAEPVKRVVVRYPLRVVRFDLDPERNKWGLALDCYQGTPQKISLPGGAP, from the coding sequence ATGAGCCGATTTCGGAACAAGGTGGATGCCCAACAGGCCCATATCTTCAGCCTGCGTCTGGCGGTAATGATCCTGGCCCTGGTTTGTGCCGGACTCTGGTATGGCTGGCGCTCAGCACCGACCGATCTGACCGTGCATGTCCCCCCGGATCTGCGCTCGGGCAGCACGCGCAAGTGGTGGGATATACCCTCAGAGAATGTCTATGCCTTTGCCCTGTACATCTTCGGTCAGCTCAACCGCTGGCCCTCGGATGGCGAGCAGGATTATCGCCGCGCCATCTATGGTTTGCAGTCCTACCTGACACCCTCCTGCAAGGCGTTCCTTGATGGCGACTACGAGTACCGTAAGGCCGCCGGCGAACTGCGCCAGCGGGTGCGTGGCGTCTACGAAATTCTGGGTCGAGGCTACAGCGAAGATCCGGAACTCCGGGTCAAGCAACTCGACCGCGACAGCTGGCTGGTCAAGCTCGACCTCAACGCCGATGAGTATTACGCCGCCGAACCGGTGAAACGGGTGGTGGTGCGTTATCCATTGCGCGTGGTGCGTTTTGATCTGGACCCCGAACGCAATAAGTGGGGGCTGGCACTCGATTGTTATCAGGGCACGCCGCAAAAAATCTCCCTGCCTGGAGGTGCGCCATGA
- a CDS encoding TIGR03749 family integrating conjugative element protein: protein MKRMSTLGLTVALMLWGAVAQAIELMHWERLPLAVPLVINQERVVFIDEAVRVGVPSTLTGKLRVQSTGGTLYLRASEAIAPTRLQLQSVTTGEIILLDIAATPGDQPLEPVRILKNAQVQATEAESNTVPVPERTPIPVALTRYAAQSLYAPLRTMESLPGVRRVPLKVRTELPTLLPTENVSSTPIAAWRLGDYWVTAVKLRNRGPETLQLDPRRLQAKLFAAAFQHAFLGPVGGAEDTTIAYLVTRGAGLEHAVLLPPVARGAGDEG from the coding sequence ATGAAGCGGATGTCTACCCTGGGACTCACCGTTGCACTGATGTTATGGGGAGCTGTAGCGCAGGCCATCGAGCTGATGCACTGGGAACGCCTCCCCCTCGCGGTCCCGCTGGTGATCAATCAGGAACGAGTGGTCTTTATCGATGAGGCTGTTCGCGTCGGTGTGCCCTCAACCCTGACCGGCAAGCTGCGTGTGCAATCAACCGGCGGCACGCTGTACCTGCGCGCGTCGGAAGCCATTGCACCGACCCGACTGCAGCTGCAATCAGTCACGACGGGCGAGATCATCCTGCTGGATATCGCGGCCACGCCCGGCGATCAACCGCTGGAGCCCGTGCGTATTCTCAAGAATGCTCAGGTGCAAGCTACCGAGGCTGAATCCAACACCGTCCCGGTTCCAGAACGTACACCGATCCCGGTCGCGTTGACGCGCTACGCCGCGCAAAGCCTGTACGCGCCGCTGCGCACCATGGAGTCCCTGCCCGGTGTACGCCGCGTCCCGCTCAAGGTGCGCACCGAACTGCCGACCCTGCTGCCCACCGAAAACGTGTCCAGCACGCCCATCGCCGCCTGGCGACTCGGTGATTACTGGGTGACGGCGGTGAAGTTGCGCAATCGTGGTCCAGAGACTCTGCAACTCGATCCACGTCGGCTTCAGGCTAAGCTGTTCGCCGCGGCCTTCCAGCATGCTTTCCTCGGGCCTGTCGGCGGCGCTGAAGACACCACGATTGCCTACCTCGTCACCCGCGGTGCCGGCCTCGAACACGCCGTGCTGCTTCCGCCCGTAGCGCGAGGTGCTGGCGATGAAGGCTAA
- a CDS encoding TIGR03759 family integrating conjugative element protein, which produces MNRALLPTVVCLVSLLITSAAKGNPITAQSQTQDTQPAPLGRSHSEQAASWGLTEQEWTRFEQIQAGPRGFWSPNLDPLTALGVEAQTDQERQRYAQLQVALEAKRAERELAYQNAYTAAWAELFPGLLPIQGMASSPPTSSAVAPRPALFVEDHCPACTAEAQRLQSSDTAFDLYLVGSQGEDERVRRWARQTNIAPAKVQRRQITLNHDRGRWFSLGAPGPLPATFQQVNGQWQRLD; this is translated from the coding sequence ATGAACAGAGCGCTACTGCCCACCGTTGTCTGTCTGGTTTCGTTACTGATCACGAGTGCTGCGAAGGGTAACCCCATCACGGCACAGTCACAGACCCAGGACACCCAGCCCGCTCCGCTGGGACGATCTCACTCTGAACAGGCGGCGAGCTGGGGCCTGACCGAGCAGGAGTGGACGCGCTTCGAACAGATCCAAGCCGGCCCACGCGGTTTCTGGAGCCCGAACCTCGATCCGTTGACCGCACTTGGAGTCGAGGCCCAGACCGACCAAGAGCGCCAGCGCTATGCCCAATTGCAGGTAGCGCTGGAAGCCAAACGCGCCGAACGCGAGTTGGCCTACCAAAACGCTTACACGGCGGCCTGGGCCGAGCTGTTTCCCGGGCTGCTGCCGATCCAGGGCATGGCATCTTCGCCCCCTACCAGCTCAGCGGTCGCGCCGCGCCCAGCCCTGTTTGTGGAGGACCACTGCCCAGCGTGCACCGCCGAAGCGCAGCGTCTGCAAAGCAGTGACACGGCGTTCGATCTCTACCTGGTGGGCAGCCAAGGCGAGGATGAACGCGTCCGTCGTTGGGCTCGGCAAACAAACATCGCTCCGGCCAAGGTGCAACGCCGGCAAATCACCTTGAACCATGACCGTGGTCGCTGGTTCAGCCTGGGTGCCCCAGGACCATTGCCCGCCACATTCCAACAGGTGAATGGACAATGGCAACGCCTCGACTGA
- a CDS encoding integrating conjugative element protein: MKRISLTCYLILLLAPFAQPELTVAGDQPSDFTRPHFQVSRPLINNKTQSDRAMHADLSTFADETWILPVRSTHLSPGQITHRALNMPGLRPFFLVGDDPHSLVWLRQRATELQEMGAAGLAVEVTNTEALARIRAAAPGITILPVNGNDIATRLQIEHYPVLITATSLEQ; this comes from the coding sequence ATGAAGCGAATATCCCTTACCTGCTATCTCATCCTGCTCTTGGCACCTTTCGCCCAGCCGGAACTGACCGTAGCCGGGGATCAGCCTAGCGACTTCACTCGGCCCCATTTTCAAGTTTCCAGGCCGCTAATAAACAACAAGACCCAGTCTGATCGAGCCATGCATGCGGACCTGTCCACGTTTGCCGATGAAACCTGGATACTGCCCGTCCGTAGCACCCACTTGAGCCCCGGCCAGATCACGCACCGCGCCTTGAACATGCCGGGCTTGCGGCCATTTTTCCTGGTCGGTGACGATCCTCACTCGCTGGTTTGGTTGCGTCAACGCGCGACTGAACTGCAGGAAATGGGCGCGGCCGGTCTAGCGGTTGAAGTAACCAATACCGAAGCTTTGGCCCGAATTCGAGCAGCCGCTCCGGGCATCACCATCCTGCCGGTCAATGGCAACGACATCGCCACCCGCCTGCAGATCGAGCACTACCCCGTCTTGATCACCGCCACCTCACTGGAACAGTGA
- a CDS encoding TIGR03750 family conjugal transfer protein, with translation MNDTIERLADGTLVFLPERLNRDPAVLRGLTNDEMWVALGAGALVGLVLGVPLAIATASIAVAPTSMIAGMALVLLAGGTLLRRAKRARPETWLYRKLEWVLASRWRLGRGSLILHSGAWTVRRSRRLRPALSRWQP, from the coding sequence ATGAACGATACTATCGAACGTCTTGCCGACGGCACCTTGGTCTTTCTGCCGGAGCGACTCAATCGCGATCCTGCCGTATTACGCGGTTTGACCAATGATGAGATGTGGGTGGCGCTCGGTGCCGGCGCACTCGTCGGCCTGGTGCTGGGTGTTCCTCTGGCGATCGCCACCGCCTCCATTGCCGTGGCGCCAACCAGCATGATCGCTGGCATGGCACTGGTGTTATTGGCCGGCGGCACGCTACTGCGTCGGGCCAAACGGGCCCGGCCCGAAACCTGGTTGTACCGCAAACTCGAATGGGTACTCGCCAGCCGTTGGCGCCTAGGTCGCGGCAGTTTGATCCTGCACTCCGGCGCCTGGACGGTTCGCCGTTCGCGTCGACTGCGCCCTGCTCTGTCCCGGTGGCAGCCATGA
- a CDS encoding integrative conjugative element protein, RAQPRD family, with translation MPTTVFRSLLLSLAIVHGTSDATSAHEQDQLSLFQRQLDTIERLATQAEAASRPEPNERYRFDYPRLIQDLQRIRQGVQGYLSPSRAQPRDPSELVGDYRLDAPPTEPSP, from the coding sequence ATGCCGACTACCGTCTTTCGCTCCTTACTACTCTCGCTGGCTATCGTTCACGGCACCAGCGATGCCACCTCGGCTCATGAGCAGGATCAACTTAGCCTTTTCCAGCGGCAACTCGATACCATCGAACGCCTTGCAACGCAAGCTGAGGCAGCCAGCAGACCTGAGCCCAACGAGCGTTATCGCTTCGACTATCCCCGTCTGATTCAGGACCTCCAACGCATTCGTCAAGGCGTTCAGGGCTATCTATCCCCCTCTCGCGCTCAGCCCCGAGATCCCAGTGAATTAGTCGGCGATTACCGCCTCGACGCGCCGCCCACGGAGCCGTCGCCATGA
- the traD gene encoding type IV conjugative transfer system coupling protein TraD, whose protein sequence is MDEHAMESKLRPAVELYTVAICIAAAVLCVYSPWAVALSPEIGLVAALAYALFGLIRLRQAWEVLRYRRNIRRLPRYELTSRQIPVSRKRLFMGRGFRWTRLHTQRLVEAQDPAVAHYVDQPTSYRLARGLERRLEHAPFPLSILVRVTAWDSAFNPLRPLPPVGGSPLLHGVEPDETEVSLPLGERVGHTLVLGTTRVGKTRLAEVYITQDIHRVEHEVVIVFDPKGDADLLKRMYVEAKRAGREKEFYVFHLGWPEISARYNAVGRFGRISEVASRIAGQLSGEGNSAAFREFAWRFVNIIARALIELGRRPDYLQIQRHVVNIDALFIEYAQQFFAKTDPKAWEVIVQLESKLTEKNIPRHMVGREKRVVAIEQYLALKRVFDPVLDGLRSAVRYDRTYFDKIVASLLPLLEKLTTGKTAQLLAPNYTDLDDPRPIFDWMQIIRKRGIVYVGLDALTDAEVAAAVGNSMFADLVSVAGHIYKHGIDHGLPASGSSSDKLPINLHADEFNELMGDEFIPLINKGGGAGIQVTAYTQTLSDIEARIGNRAKAGQVIGNFNTLQMLRVRETATAELLTQQLPKVNVLTRTLVSGATDTSDPEANTDFTSSSQDRVSSTSVPLIEPAHIVSLPKGQMFSFQTGGQLWKVRMPLPKPSKDDAMPKDLQELTQRMRATYNKQAGQWWTASGGGPTTNFDWDQVG, encoded by the coding sequence ATGGACGAGCATGCGATGGAGTCCAAGCTCCGGCCAGCGGTGGAGCTGTACACCGTAGCGATCTGCATCGCCGCCGCGGTGTTGTGCGTGTACTCGCCCTGGGCTGTGGCCCTGTCACCCGAGATCGGTCTGGTTGCAGCGCTGGCCTATGCCCTGTTCGGCCTGATCCGGCTGCGACAAGCCTGGGAGGTGCTGCGCTATCGGCGCAATATCCGTCGGCTGCCCCGCTACGAGCTGACCAGTCGGCAGATTCCGGTCAGCCGCAAGCGTCTGTTCATGGGTCGCGGCTTTCGCTGGACCCGTCTACACACCCAGCGCTTGGTCGAGGCCCAGGATCCGGCGGTCGCCCACTATGTCGACCAACCGACCAGCTACCGTCTGGCCCGTGGACTCGAACGGCGCCTGGAGCATGCACCGTTTCCACTCTCGATACTGGTCCGTGTCACCGCCTGGGACAGTGCGTTCAATCCGTTGCGCCCTTTGCCCCCGGTAGGTGGCTCGCCACTATTGCATGGGGTCGAGCCCGATGAAACGGAAGTCAGTCTGCCGCTGGGCGAACGGGTCGGACACACCCTGGTGCTGGGCACTACCCGTGTCGGCAAGACGCGACTCGCCGAGGTGTACATCACCCAGGACATTCACCGCGTCGAACATGAAGTGGTGATCGTCTTCGATCCGAAGGGTGATGCCGACCTGCTCAAACGCATGTACGTCGAAGCCAAGCGAGCCGGGCGGGAGAAGGAGTTCTATGTCTTCCATCTGGGCTGGCCGGAGATCTCCGCCCGCTACAACGCCGTAGGGCGTTTCGGGCGTATCTCGGAAGTGGCGTCGCGCATCGCCGGGCAGCTCAGCGGTGAAGGCAACTCCGCGGCCTTCCGTGAGTTCGCCTGGCGTTTCGTCAACATCATCGCCCGGGCTTTGATCGAGTTGGGCCGGCGTCCGGACTACCTGCAGATCCAGCGACATGTAGTCAATATCGACGCGCTGTTCATCGAATACGCCCAGCAGTTTTTCGCCAAGACCGATCCGAAAGCCTGGGAAGTGATCGTCCAACTGGAAAGCAAACTCACTGAGAAGAACATTCCGCGGCATATGGTGGGACGCGAAAAACGGGTGGTGGCCATCGAGCAGTACCTGGCGCTGAAACGGGTATTCGATCCGGTGCTGGATGGACTGCGCTCGGCAGTGCGTTACGACCGAACCTACTTCGACAAAATCGTCGCCTCGCTGCTGCCATTGCTGGAGAAACTCACCACCGGCAAGACCGCCCAGTTACTGGCCCCTAACTACACCGATCTGGATGACCCGCGGCCGATCTTCGACTGGATGCAGATCATCCGAAAACGCGGCATCGTCTATGTCGGCCTGGATGCACTGACCGACGCCGAGGTGGCCGCCGCCGTGGGCAACTCCATGTTCGCCGACTTGGTCTCGGTCGCGGGGCACATCTACAAACATGGCATTGACCATGGCCTGCCCGCATCGGGCAGCAGCAGTGACAAGCTGCCGATCAACCTGCACGCCGATGAGTTCAACGAGTTGATGGGTGATGAATTCATCCCGCTGATCAACAAGGGGGGCGGCGCCGGTATCCAGGTAACCGCCTACACCCAGACCCTCAGCGATATCGAAGCGCGCATTGGCAATCGCGCCAAGGCCGGCCAGGTCATCGGCAACTTCAATACCCTGCAGATGCTCCGTGTGCGCGAAACCGCCACTGCGGAGCTGCTCACCCAGCAGTTGCCCAAGGTCAACGTGCTGACCAGGACCCTGGTGTCGGGTGCCACCGACACCTCCGATCCTGAGGCCAATACGGACTTCACCTCGTCCTCACAGGACCGCGTCAGCAGCACCAGTGTGCCGCTGATCGAGCCTGCGCACATCGTCAGTTTGCCCAAGGGGCAAATGTTCTCCTTCCAGACCGGTGGTCAGCTCTGGAAAGTCCGCATGCCCTTACCAAAGCCCTCGAAGGACGACGCCATGCCCAAGGATCTGCAGGAACTCACCCAGCGAATGCGAGCGACCTACAACAAGCAGGCGGGCCAATGGTGGACTGCCAGTGGGGGCGGCCCAACCACAAACTTCGATTGGGATCAGGTGGGGTAG
- a CDS encoding TIGR03751 family conjugal transfer lipoprotein: MKKTMLLCLTWISLLCWVLTGCSTDKDTLLPHGEQTMLDIWNGAGSQGTQQQLLDARQQLRRPLVQADFSASLQEPYTRTATNEIRNLFPRLPNPDLVLYVYPHLSGTEQAPVPGYSTVFPFYQRVQYALPGERQEDL; the protein is encoded by the coding sequence ATGAAAAAGACCATGCTTCTCTGCCTGACCTGGATTAGCTTGCTCTGCTGGGTCCTGACGGGGTGTTCCACCGACAAGGACACGCTTTTGCCCCATGGCGAGCAAACCATGCTGGACATCTGGAACGGTGCCGGTTCGCAAGGCACTCAGCAGCAACTGCTGGATGCTCGGCAGCAGTTACGGCGTCCGCTGGTCCAGGCAGATTTCTCCGCCTCACTCCAAGAACCGTATACGCGCACAGCGACGAACGAGATCCGTAACCTGTTCCCGCGCCTGCCCAATCCCGATCTGGTGCTGTACGTGTATCCGCACCTAAGCGGTACCGAGCAGGCACCGGTCCCGGGCTACTCCACCGTTTTTCCGTTTTACCAACGCGTGCAGTACGCATTGCCGGGTGA
- a CDS encoding TIGR03747 family integrating conjugative element membrane protein, producing the protein MATSIQNTPPQPIQHPGLIVSTITLVLRIIGLLIASLMFSILMEFAGLLLFWGDQGWRHSQAMLTSELGWLSEHFKSSLLIQHPGQTIVQALDFLNQWSLVNTGFAGFAQQARVSSNDNSFWGWINSLYVSIEDFVLAAVYVSFTFVVRLTILVLSTPLFLMAVLTGLVDGLMRRDLRKFGAGRESSFVYHRAKRAVIPLLIVPWVIYLSLPFSVNPMAIFLPCSAMALITTAITATTFKKYI; encoded by the coding sequence ATGGCGACCTCCATACAGAATACGCCGCCACAGCCGATCCAACACCCAGGACTGATTGTCTCAACGATCACCCTGGTGTTACGTATCATTGGCTTGCTGATTGCCTCGCTGATGTTCTCGATCCTGATGGAGTTTGCAGGCTTGCTACTATTCTGGGGCGATCAAGGTTGGCGACACAGCCAGGCCATGCTAACCAGTGAGTTAGGTTGGCTCAGCGAACACTTCAAATCCTCATTACTCATCCAACATCCCGGGCAAACGATTGTCCAGGCGCTGGATTTTCTCAATCAGTGGTCGTTGGTCAACACTGGTTTTGCTGGTTTTGCCCAGCAAGCGCGTGTGTCGAGCAATGACAACAGTTTCTGGGGCTGGATCAACTCGCTCTACGTGAGCATCGAGGATTTTGTGTTGGCAGCGGTGTATGTCAGCTTCACCTTCGTCGTGCGCCTGACCATTCTGGTTTTGTCGACACCCTTGTTTCTGATGGCCGTGCTAACGGGTTTGGTCGATGGTTTGATGCGCCGCGATCTACGGAAATTTGGAGCAGGACGAGAGAGCAGCTTTGTCTATCATCGCGCTAAACGAGCAGTGATACCCCTGTTGATTGTACCCTGGGTCATCTACCTGTCCCTGCCTTTTTCAGTCAATCCAATGGCCATTTTTTTGCCCTGTTCAGCAATGGCGTTGATAACAACGGCTATCACAGCAACGACGTTCAAAAAATACATCTAA
- a CDS encoding DUF2971 domain-containing protein — MPIFKYYRPNAYFEKAVRYNEIYFAANHELNDPNDLKASYYFEDDIELWKYLLSSEPISPAWNILLHLSCNDEELILRLNEIFKDVKIDSLTGSVREAVKIKEVELLELFERSIIEHSAPPDSGVAESASKKDRARLCILILTELIARAINHQFYSVSFSKNALDSMMWAHYADGFKGCVVIYGGLDGPEIKLRHHLMSDTYEAYPLREVKYIDSDKLIPILECATKGKAKVEEAFLQKNSFWKYEGELRMFTTQEGETHYMAASDIKLKSPRQRIMHHGTNFITGIIFGPRIEESYQRYIEATIAGNREYADEKLGFFSFNTVLEPHGKVKVSAATKIIDRNLGRRVYQGEEMQKLLADLRIT, encoded by the coding sequence ATGCCTATTTTCAAATACTACAGACCTAATGCTTACTTTGAAAAAGCCGTTCGCTATAACGAGATCTACTTTGCTGCCAATCATGAACTGAACGATCCCAATGATCTCAAGGCATCATATTATTTTGAGGACGACATAGAACTTTGGAAATATCTTCTCTCGTCTGAACCAATTAGTCCCGCATGGAATATTCTTCTTCATCTGTCATGCAACGATGAAGAACTGATACTAAGACTGAATGAAATTTTTAAAGACGTGAAGATTGACTCTTTGACTGGATCGGTACGCGAAGCGGTCAAAATTAAGGAGGTTGAGTTACTCGAATTGTTTGAGCGTTCAATTATCGAGCACTCAGCACCTCCTGACTCCGGCGTAGCAGAAAGCGCATCAAAAAAAGACCGCGCCAGATTGTGTATTCTTATATTGACCGAACTTATAGCTCGGGCAATCAATCATCAATTCTATAGTGTTTCGTTCTCAAAAAACGCCCTCGATTCGATGATGTGGGCTCATTACGCTGATGGATTCAAAGGTTGCGTGGTGATATATGGCGGCCTAGACGGGCCTGAAATCAAACTTCGACACCATCTTATGTCCGATACATATGAGGCTTACCCGCTGCGCGAAGTTAAATATATTGACTCGGACAAGCTAATACCTATTCTAGAGTGCGCAACTAAAGGCAAAGCCAAGGTGGAGGAAGCCTTTCTTCAGAAGAACTCATTCTGGAAGTATGAAGGCGAACTGAGAATGTTTACTACCCAAGAGGGAGAAACTCATTATATGGCCGCGAGCGATATTAAGCTTAAAAGTCCTAGACAAAGAATCATGCATCACGGCACGAACTTCATCACAGGGATTATTTTCGGGCCACGAATCGAAGAATCTTATCAGCGCTACATTGAAGCGACTATCGCGGGCAATAGGGAATACGCTGACGAGAAACTCGGGTTCTTCTCATTCAACACCGTATTAGAACCACATGGTAAGGTGAAGGTAAGCGCTGCGACCAAGATCATTGATCGAAATCTTGGCAGGAGAGTTTACCAAGGAGAAGAAATGCAGAAGTTGTTGGCTGATCTCCGTATAACTTAA
- a CDS encoding TIGR03758 family integrating conjugative element protein, with product MSMTDAQTAAFQNASGFSAQSSSTLWLSLVLVLALLWCTWVMWTAYRGWATGSVRFGAFGGSTARVLLALLVLMFFTLS from the coding sequence ATGAGCATGACGGACGCGCAGACCGCTGCCTTCCAAAACGCCTCCGGCTTTTCGGCACAGAGCAGTTCGACGTTGTGGCTTTCCCTTGTTCTCGTTCTCGCTTTGCTTTGGTGCACCTGGGTGATGTGGACAGCTTACCGGGGATGGGCCACCGGCAGTGTGCGCTTCGGCGCGTTTGGCGGCAGCACCGCGCGCGTGCTGCTCGCCTTGCTAGTTCTGATGTTCTTCACCCTGTCCTAA